A region of the Corynebacterium endometrii genome:
CGGTTGTTGCGCTTCAAGTACTCAAAGAGGGTGATGTCATCATGCGGCCCCAGGATGTCTTCCAGGAAGTGACGCAGCTGTCCGGGCTCCTGCGGGAAGTTGACGAGGAAGTAATGCTTCAGGCCACGGTGGACTAGGGAGCGCTCCATAATCTCGGCGTAGCGCAAAACGTCGTTGTTGCCGCCGGAGATAACGCATACCACCACAGAGCCCGGCGCCAGGTCTAGCTTGCTTAGGCCAGCCACGGACAGTGCGCCCGCGGGTTCGGCGATGATGCCCTCATTTTGGTACAGCTCCAGCAGCTCGGTGCACACTGACCCTTCAGAGACCACGTCAACGTTGAGGCGCCCCTGATTGGCCTCGAGGATCTGATACGGTAGCGTGCCCACGCGGCGTACGGCGGCACCATCCACGAACGGGTCCACGGTATCCAGGGTCACCGGGCCGCCCTCCGCGAAAGCCGCGGTGAGTGATGCGGCGCCGGCGGGCTCGATTCCCACCACCGCCGTGCGCGGCGACATATCGGCCACGTAGCTGGTGATCCCGGAGATGAGGCCGCCGCCGCCCACGGGAACCACGGCGCAATCCAGGGACTTGCCCAGGGTGGATAGCTGCGCAATGATTTCCGCTGCCACGGTCCCCTGGCCTATCACGGTGTCGCGGGAATCAAACGGCTCAATGAAGGTTGCGCCCTGCTCCGCCGCATACTCGTGCGCTGCGGCCGCCGCGTCATCGAAGTTGGCGCCCACTACGACCAGCTCCACCATGTCACCGCCGTGGACCATGATGCGGTCCCGCTTTTGCTTAGGCGTTGGGGCTGGGACGTAGATGCGGCCCTTGATCCCCATGGTCCGGCAGGCATAGGCCACGCCCTGAGCGTGGTTGCCGGCCGAAGCGGTCACAATGCCGGCCGCGCGCTGCTCATCGTTGAGGTTGGAGATGCCGTAGAGCGCCCCGCGAATCTTGTAGGAGCGCACGTCCTGCAAATCCTCGCGCTTCAGGTACACCTCAAATCCCGTCTGCTGGGACAGGCGCGGGCAGTACTGCAGCGGGGTGGGGGCAATCTCGGAGGAAATTCGCGCCTGGGCCTGCTGAATATCGAAGGCGTGGATTACGTCGAATTCCTTGGATGGCGCTGCAGCATTAGTACTCATGGTTTTAGTATCTTACCCCCTAAACCGCGCGCGGGAATCTACCCTCCAGCTTTCCCGCGACATGGAACTCGAATCGGAAGGGGGTAACCCGCTGTTAACTCAAAGATCCCGCCGGTTTAACCAGCGCTTCCGCCGCAATACAATCCCGTGGGCTTAGCTGGGAGGGCAGTTTTTACGTCCCCCAAGCCAGCCAAAGGACCCCAATGACCACGTCACGTCTGCGAACTTTTACCCTTGCTACCCTTGTCGCCACTGCGTCTGCAGCGACTGTTCCGCCGGCCAGCGCGCAGGAATTTGGGGGCGTTGTCCCTAACGTGATTTCCCACTCCGCCACGGTCGCCTCGTTATCCATGACCCCGATCGGGAGCTACGCCACTGGCCTTTTTGCGGAGTCCGCCGCGGAAATCGTGGCGTTTCATGCGCCGTCGCAGCGCATCCTGACGGTCAACGCCACCTCTGGCGAGGTGGATATTTTGGATGCCTCGAACCCCCGCCAGCTGCAAAAGGTTGGGGCCATCAGCGCCGGTGAGGGCAGGGAAATCAACTCGGTCGCCGTTCGCGCCGACGGGCTGGCCGTAGCCGCCGTGCAAGCGCCCAACAAGACGGACAATGGCGAAGCACTCTTCTTCGACGCCGCCGGGGATGGCGCCGAGCTTGGCCGGGTTAGCGTCGGCGCCTTGCCGGATAACGTGTCGCTGTCCAAGGACGGCAGGTACGCGTTAGTGGCCAACGAGGGTGAACCGTCCAACGAGCTCAACCCAGAAGGCACCGCATACACCGCGAATCCCGCGGGCTCCGTATC
Encoded here:
- the ilvA gene encoding threonine ammonia-lyase IlvA → MSTNAAAPSKEFDVIHAFDIQQAQARISSEIAPTPLQYCPRLSQQTGFEVYLKREDLQDVRSYKIRGALYGISNLNDEQRAAGIVTASAGNHAQGVAYACRTMGIKGRIYVPAPTPKQKRDRIMVHGGDMVELVVVGANFDDAAAAAHEYAAEQGATFIEPFDSRDTVIGQGTVAAEIIAQLSTLGKSLDCAVVPVGGGGLISGITSYVADMSPRTAVVGIEPAGAASLTAAFAEGGPVTLDTVDPFVDGAAVRRVGTLPYQILEANQGRLNVDVVSEGSVCTELLELYQNEGIIAEPAGALSVAGLSKLDLAPGSVVVCVISGGNNDVLRYAEIMERSLVHRGLKHYFLVNFPQEPGQLRHFLEDILGPHDDITLFEYLKRNNRETGTALVGLELGSAEGLEPLLNRMRESKVDCEHLKPGTPGYDFLVA